One Oncorhynchus gorbuscha isolate QuinsamMale2020 ecotype Even-year unplaced genomic scaffold, OgorEven_v1.0 Un_scaffold_3247, whole genome shotgun sequence genomic region harbors:
- the LOC124027454 gene encoding butyrophilin-like protein 8 — protein MLLCMRYLLFTTFLEQIPVVNAYTSVGCVALPMLKKMKDYRMRGVVGNIFNRWVVCLFLELHSAVSSADHPVLVVGSTDPVRGIVGRDVILPCFLRPTTSAVEESVEWQRPVLEPKEVHLYRDRSDDNVIQYPSYSGRTSLFREELNNGNVSLKLTNVKLSDAGNYTCYIPTLGHQKTTIELYVGAAPRPWLSIVRTKDKEVVLKCEAEGLVYKPELVLLNSKGTLLPADEPTERPMDSEGLYTVTRYFTVQKTATNVFTCRVQQLEIKHMRETQIHVPDKIFQEEYPLGWKVGIGFLGAVVGGVVGAVVVFLFMRRNAEGTNSGHAVGCNRNAVPLVPVLDNFNVNGHPNGVRVSQSGEWDSQHILD, from the exons ATGCTACTTTGTATGCGTTATTTGTTATTTACTACgtttttggaacagattcctgttgTAAACGCATACACTTCAGTTGGTTGTGTTGCGCTGCCTATGTTAAAGAAAATGAAGGATTATCGTATGCGAGGAGTGGTCGGAAACATTTTCAACAGATGGGTGGTCTGTCTGTTTCTGGAACTCCACTCGGCTGTCTCCAGTGCGGATCATCCGG TTCTTGTTGTTGGTTCAACGGACCCTGTTCGTGGCATAGTTGGCAGGGATGTCATCTTGCCTTGTTTCCTGAGACCTACCACAAGTGCTGTTGAAGAGTCCGTAGAGTGGCAGAGACCAGTTCTAGAGCCAAAAGAGGTGCATTTGTACCGAGACCGTAGTGATGACAATGTGATCCAGTATCCATCCTACAGTGGTAGGACGTCACTGTTCAGGGAAGAACTGAATAACGGAAACGTCTCACTAAAGCTGACCAATGTGAAACTCTCTGATGCTGGAAATTACACCTGTTACATACCAACGTTAGGCCACCAGAAAACCACCATTGAACTCTATGTCG GTGCAGCCCCTCGGCCATGGCTTTCCATTGTGAGAACCAAAGACAAGGAAGTGGTCCTGAAGTGTGAGGCAGAAGGGTTAGTCTATAAGCCTGAGTTGGTGTTGCTGAACAGTAAGGGAACCCTCCTCCCTGCTGATGAACCTACAGAGAGACCCATGGATTCCGAGGGCTTGTACACAGTGACACGCTATTTCACTGTCCAGAAGACTGCCACCAATGTGTTCACCTGTCGAGTTCAACAGCTGGAGATCAAACACATGAGGGAGACACAGATTCATGTTCCAG ACAAAATATTTCAAGAGGAATACCCCTTGGGATGGAAAGTTGGAATTGGATTTCTAGGAgctgttgtaggaggtgttgtagGAGCTGTTGTAGTTTTTCTGTTCATGCGGAGAAACGCGGAAG GAACCAATAGCGGGCATGCAGTGGGATGTAACAGGAATGCCGTCCCCCTGGTTCCTGTTCTCGATAACTTCAATGTAAATGGCCATCCTAATGGTGTACGTGTGTCACAATCTGGAGAATGGGACAGCCAACATATCCTTGATTGA